Genomic window (Rosa chinensis cultivar Old Blush chromosome 6, RchiOBHm-V2, whole genome shotgun sequence):
ACAACGACAGattaatgttgttcaaatgaaCTACAAACTACAGTTTTAATAAAACTGCTGTTGTCTGACATGtaataagaacacatttatatgttatctgaagttaccaaaataaaggcttgtttaacaatctgttgtctgaatgcattTTCAAAGACATTTGATTGTTGTTTGAAATTCACTTAAAATTAGGTAAATTATAACTCATCTGTCGTTTAAAGGTGATTTACGGCAGGAACATCATGACATACCTCAATACCTTGAAGTAACCCATCTCCTGTTTATGTCTTAATAAAGTAGAAAAACCTTCAGCACCAAGCAGAAATAGATAGGGGGATACTGGATCCCCTTGTCTCAATCGTCTACTTGGAATAATTAAACCTTTGGGTTTTCCACGCACCAAAAAATAGTATATCACTGAACTAATGCACTACATCACCATCTCAATCCAACCATGATTAAAACCAAACCGGTCCAGAACCTTTCTTAGGAAAGTCCATTCCATTTGATCATATGCTTTACTTAGATTGAGCTTTAATGCCAAAAAACCTTCCCTTCCCTCTCTCTTATTATGAACAAAGTGGGCAATTTCATTAGCTACCAGGATGTTATCAGTGATCAACCTCCCAGGTACAAAAGCACTATGATAAGGGGAGATCAGAGAAGGTAGAACTTGCTTCAACCTGTTAGCAATTACCTTTGAACAAATTTTGTAAATCACGTTACAGAGAGCAATTGGCCTCAAGTCCAACATGTGTTCCGGATTATTTACTTTGGCAATCAAGCAAATATGAGTAAAATTGATTTAAGGAAGTAGTTGACCAGAATGCAGAAAATCCTGAACTGCCTCTGTAACATCTGCTCCAATAGTTTCCCAATAGTGTTGGGAAAAAATGGGAGGCATGCCATCTGGTCCTGGAGATTTAGTAGGATACATCTGGAATAATGCAGCCTTCATTTCCTTTTGAGAATACGACGCACAAAGTTGCTCATTCATACCATGCGTGACACAAGGCTGTATTGCTGCAAGAGTAGTTGCTACAGCGTCCATATCAATGTTTGACGCAGTAAACATTTTTGTGAAGTAGTCAGTGACAACCTTTCCCATTCCATCATCGTCATCAAACCATTGACCTTGTTCATCATACAAACCCTGAATTGAATTCTTCATCCTTCGATTTGCAACTTTTCGGTGGAAATAGCTAGTATTCCTATCCCCCTCCTTTAACCAAGAGATCTTTGATCTTTGTCTCCAGAACAACTCTTCTTGTGACAAATGTGACTGTAGACGACCCATCAAATCTTTCTTCTCATTTTGAGCACCCATCGAAAACGGTACCCCTAACAACTCCTCCAGACGTTCCCTTATGCCTATCATCTCTTGCTAATGGGCCTTAAAAGTCTGCCTCTGCCAGACATTGAGTCGCAGGCGAGTGTGCTCAATTTTCTTAACAACAGAATACATAAGGCTGCCGGCAACGTCAGTAGCCCAAGCACTCTTCACTACCCCATCACACTCACCATGCTGAAGACAAAACGCTTCTAATTTGAAGCAATGCCTACGTGGTTTCTGTGGCAACTGAACTGCACTAGCCTGCAGTAGTATTGGGACGTGATCTGAATCACTCGGCGACAAATGTCTAACTCGAGCACAGCCAAAGATATCGTACCAACAAGGGGTGCAGACCACATGATCCAATCTGAGTCTTGTCTCAGAATTCCACCACGTAGACATCACTCCTTGAAACCCTAGATCAAGAAGATCCCCATATCCTAGGGCTTCACAAAACCCACACATTTGTCTCTCTGCTCTTGGAGTTCCATCCAACTTCTCGCTATTATTAAgaatttcattgaaatccccaATAACAACCCAAGGCAAGGAATCCAGATCACGGAGTTCTCGGAGTAATTGCCAAGACTTATCTCCTCTCCGCCTTTGTAGGATACCCGTAAAACCCAGTTAGCCTCCACCTCGGATCTCCTAGACCACCACCTATCTCCAGATCAATATGGTGTGCAGAAAAAGTTCGAACCTGCACATTAACTTCATCATTCCAGAACATCCCTAGCCCTCCTGATTGTCCAACACTCAACAACTCCTTTGAGTGTGGAAATCCTAGCGCAGCGCACGATGTAGATCACGGAAGCCAGAGAGGCTATTGATTTTTGTCTCAAAGAGAAAGACGATTTGAGGACGATTTTGAACGATTAAATCCTTCAAAGCCCTCCTTGTTGTGTCATTGCAGATCCCTCTACAATTCCAACTAAGTATATCCATGTCGATGGTAGACCGGAAACTTACTTTCTAGAACCCTAGAaagtaaaccctagcagagcactaGGTCAAAAAAAAGATTCAACTATTAATTTGCTTTTCTATTCTCAAGTTAGTTTTACTTGTTTTAATAATTCATGTTAGTCGATTTTTCAAATTGAGTGTTTGTtgattgaattttatttttattggaaTGTATTAAGTTAGATCAatcgattttatttttattggatATCTCTTTAGATTTGATAATTTCAATTAGTGTTTAttaattcaatttttatatTCTCGAATGATGTTTAATGTCTTAgttttttggttgaaaattaTACAACGGTGTTCAAGACTgatataaatgaaaaaaatgaaaattctcGATTGATataatgcaaattttttttttaatcgggtagttagctgttagtaactcacacacccatgcagtggtatCTCAGCGCCAGGACACCTGCACCAACATTGCGGCGAAAGCCAGGAAAAGCCAAACTAATCCACTTCACCGTAGACGCAAGAACCCaaagggtccctcaaatctgctggccacgggatgcagctgggattcgaacgctagacctgggggttccagactaggccgttcgaccaacacaccacaccacgtggttgaTATAATGCAATTTGAGTTCCTCGAAtcaattaaatgaaaaaaatgaaaagtatGGTGGAAAAAATCATTATCATGAGTTTCTATTATGAAATTTTCCTCTCATATTGTTCAACATATATTTTAAATGCACTTTCAACTATTTCATATGGTTTTAATTGTAAAATAACTATATCAATTTGGCTCAATCAGTTGTCCAAATTTGTTCTCGTCGTTGTATCCATTTGACATGTCAGTGTTTTCTCTaccctaagaaaaaaaaagtgaagatGTTTAGTTTTAGTTTACTTAAGTTTATAGTTGGTTTTAATCTCGATATGTGTCTTGATTGTAGTCAGTttgtaattacaatttatttgcATGAAATTTCTTTCAATGAAAAAAAACAGTACATATAACACTCACTTGTCAAACAATTTTTTCATATAATTGTTATCGGCCGACAAATTTTTTAGgccaaagcaaaaaaaaaaaaaggttaaactTTGAGCATACCATTTTTAATCAGTTTATTTAATCTAGCTTCGTAGTGGTATTCTTTTTTGGATAATTTGGTAACTCATGAGATCTTCATGTTCTTCTATTATAGTATACATGtttaagagcaagtccaccggttcCTCTTTGACCGGGCAAAGCATGGATTTGGTGAAGTGGTGATCGGCCAACCCCAAAATCTCTCTTCCACCAACACAAGCTTGACCGGGCAAAGGATGAACTTTCTTGactgaaatcaagaaaaaaggcAAGAGGATGACATTTTCCTTGACCCAGCCAAGGCCTGTGCCAGCTCGGCCCACACCCAAACGTGGGTGACGTCTgcgaagagagaagagaaacagaCGCGCTGATGAAGCTAACCTAGAAACCCAATCAGTCAACAATCGATTGAATTCAAAAACTAAACTAGCAAGACGTAGAGCACGTCGAGAGAATCAACTTTCGTACCTCATGCAGCTCCGGAGATCGCCGGAGATTGCAGGAACTTCGTCGGAAAACCCGTAGCTTCTCGTCGTCGATTCTTTGTTCACCGTCGATGCATGTACAATCCGAGAACGCAGGGACGTAGGCGACGGAGAGACGAAGCTGTTGCAGGTGGTTCGCCGCAGAGAGGTGGTCGGACGGAGGAGTGTTGTCCCGGTCGTGGCTTCGGGTCGTCGAGGAGCAGAAACGGGTCGAGAGCTCTGATCGTCTCTGGAATGATCTGGGACGGTGATTCGATCTAAGGGCTATTTATAGCCTGAGTTTCATTTCAGACGAACGGTGCTGATCAAGCGGTGGACTTTTTAACGATCCAGATCATGCCAGagcatttctttttatttaaaatgaatttccataattccTAAACTTatgaaattcaaaataaatagttCCGGTGTTggaaaaattccccgaaaattctCACAGACTCGTAACGTCGCGTACTTTATTATAGACTCCAAACAAGCTTTGGAGATTCCACCTTGTGAAAAATCCCAATACTTATTTCCGAAGACCCTAATAATTACCGAGATCGTCAAATTGTTCCAAACGATCTCACCTTATCTCGATaaatttttccggggctcacagctGGCTTCACTtatttcaagataaattgtcgGTAACTGTaggtggctcataatttgtccacagaaaacattagaaaaatagtaaattgcataattatgacattaattatccataaatctccattattatcatctatttacatcaaatatattttaattttaaaataaaaattcaataaCAGTGAAAATGAACAGTTAAAACACTTACTGAAGAGTGAAAATGAACAATTAAGAATcgatgaacagtgaaaaatgAACACCCATGTCTAGTGGCAGTGAACAATTacttgactggtcgacgccttgacttttcgaccttgacatttcttgactacgggtgaacttgctctaagtgaTTTGAGTTTAGAACaccgtggtgtggtgtgttggtcgagcgACCTAGTCTAgaacccccaggtctagcgttcgattcccagctccatcccgtggccagcagatttgagagACCTTTGTTTGTTAACACgagggttcgtgcgtctgcggtgcagtgattagtctggcaAAGCTGGGATACATTGTATGAGATTGCGTGTGTGGTTCTATTGACAcctttcccctaaaaaaaaaaaaaaaaaagtgattcgAGTTTAGCTTGGTCAAAAGTAAATCCGAGGTTGAGAGTTTACCGGTGTGGTCGTGCGAGTTCATTGAccttgtttttattcttcttctagTAAAAGGGATATTTACTTTCAGAGTGGTACTGTAccgtttcttcttcttcttcttcttcttcttgtggcAGTAAAAAAACAAGAAATAGAAGGAGCTGCCGATTCTTTAAATTCCGAACCCAGTCGTTTGTCCACTTCCCTAACCCGGTTCGTCACCTTCACCTGCCACAAAACcccattaagaaaaaaaaagaaaaaagaaaggaacagTTCACAGTCCCAAAGTCTGCAGTCACAGTTCCCACTTTGGTGAAAAGAAGAACCCACaaccagaccaaaaaaaaaaaaacctttaagATTTCTTAGGGCTTCTTCTGTGGAATCTTTGCCCTTCTTTGTTTTCATAATCCCTGCAACATGCATTTGCCAGAGGAAGAAGGCCAGATTCCCCTGAAACACAGCTTCACTGAAACCACTAATGATCATGGTGCCGCCGCCGATCAAGGagtttcaaagcgcctcaatcccagaaggttttttttttggttactatCTCTGTCTAAGGCATTGTGGGTGCCTGTAAAGTTAAGATTTTGACAGTGGGAATTTTTTTGGGTGTGTGGTTTTGGTTAATAGGTATCAGACACAAGTGTATGAGGTTGCTAGAAAGAGGAACACAATAGCTGTGATGGAGACAGGAACTGGCAAGACAATGATAGCTGTGATGCTCATTGATGAAATTGGTCAAGCTATCAAGTCATCTGGTGACAACAAATTGATCGTATTCTTGGCCCCAACTGTTCATCTTGTTCATCAGGTACTCTTTTCTGTTCCCCTTTTGGTAATATGGATCATTGGTTGTTTCATAGATTGTTGAACTGAATGGCTTTTGGTATTTCCAGCAATTTGAGGTTATTAAAGAACACACTACTTTTAAAGTAGAGGAGTATTACGGAGCCAAGGGGGTTGATGCGTGGGATAAGGAGCATTGGGAAAAGGAATTTAAAACCCATGATGTAAGTTTACTTCTTTTGAAACTCTTGACCAGTAATTTAGATTAATGAGGTTGATGTTCATGCTTATATGTCAGTGCTCCTTATCTTTGCACTTTCTGCAATGTTCTTAATCCGTTGAAATTTGAAAGATGGCATCTTTTTTATTGCTGACGAAGTAAGAAGCTGATCCGTGCTCACTTTGCTTAGTTCCTTGTGTTAGTTAGTTATGAGAAATTACTTAATTTGTTCAGAAGTCATGTAGTATAATTTATCACAGTTCATTTTGTTAATCCTTTTGTTTCTAGTTTTTCTGCATGATTATTGAGTTTTTATCTGTATTTCCCTTTCTGTTTTTAGCATAGTGAGAACCACATTTGAAAAGAGCTATTAAAGTATTAACAAGTACTATTCTTAAGGCACATAACATACTTCTGCTAGATTCCTTATAAGAAAACAGAAGTATCAAGTTTTTGCGGTTGATGAACCTGTTATTTTATCCTGTAGGTACTGGTTATGACACCCCAGATTCTTTTGGATGCCTTAAGAAAGGCATTCTTGACCATAGAAGCAGTATGCTTGATGATTATGGATGAGTGCCATCGGACTACCGGAAACCACCCTTATAAAAAGATAATGAAGGTTGATTCCGTTGCTGTATTCCTCCATTTTCTTTGTTGTGATTTGTTAAGAGATATGCATGGTATATATCATTTGTAGTCGACCAACTTGACAATATTTTCTCTTTGGGTACAGGAGTTTTATCACAGGTCTAGTATCAAGCCAAAAGTTTTTGGAATGACGGCTTCTCCTGTAATTCGAAAGGGTAATAAATTGCTATTATCTATTGTTTCTCTTCACTCTTGTTTCAATGTATTACTATGTTTTtcgtttatatagaggattgctCTTTACATGTCCGTTATTGATACCAAACATACTGCTAAAATTTATGGATCAGGTGTCTCATCCACAATGGACTGTGAAGATCAAATATCTGAACTTGAAAGCATTTTGGATTCCCAGGTATCCgcctttggttttttttcttttcttgagttGTCAATTTGGGTTGCTATTGATGGATCATATGTGATGATTTACTGTCTTATAATTTGCTCAGATTTATACTATAGAGGATAAAACAGAGATGGAAGTATATGCCCCTACTGCAAAAGAAACTCGTAGATTTTATAACCCAACATGGTTTTCGAGTTTggatttgaaagaaaagatCAAGGCCTCTTGGTCGAAGGTACTCCTGGTTGATACTTATTACAAGCTTTTCATTTAGAGTGTGGATACTAACAGATGTTTAAATACATGGACAGAATGATGCTTCGTTTTTAAAGCTGCAAGAATCAATTCAAAGCAATTTCAAAGATTTGGATGACAAAGTTAAGGCCCTGCGGAAACGATTGTCTAATGACTATGAAAAGATCCTGTATTGCCTGGACGACCTTGGTCTCATATGTGCTTATGAGGTATGATCTTAAGTATTAATTTAATGAAAGATAGTCTCTTGAGGAAAGTCAAAGAAATGATATGTGTTGCCATTGAACTTGTTTCTGCCACTTTATTCCAAAGATTGTAATTTCGATTTCATGTTgcttccaatttaatttttttacttCTATGGTCCTTCATTCTGGTTGTGGTTATAACCTGAGTTCTTTTGCAGGCTGTGAAGGTCTGTCTAGAGAATGCTCCTACTAGCGAAGAGTGTGAATTTTATAGAGAAAGTTCTTTGCAGTGCAGATATTTTCTTGAGGAAGTTTTTGGTATAATCAAGCAATCTCTTTCAAATGGTATGCCATTCTTTGGCTTTCTCTCTAACAGTACTAATACGATCTTATATGCAAGTCAGTGATATGTTATAATTTACTAAAACTTGAAATTTCTCTTAATCACCCCCAGGCTTTTGCTTAATTTCATATGACATAATCATAATTGATGCATTGTTTTTCTTGTCAGTTTAATTAACGAGGACCAAAACATGATGCTCTTTCTGATAGTGTTTCAGGTTCAGATTCTTAAGATAGATGAAAAATAACACTACGTTCCTGACGTTCTTTCATGAACCATTATGCCTTTATGGTGCTAACAACTTCATGTTCTCCTTTAAAGACTTTATATATGTCTCAGTATTCCCTTGTTCTTTTCACTTTTCAGGTTGTGAAAATTTTTTGGATGTTGGGTTTGACTATTTGAAGGCAGTAGATTTGGGCTACATATCTCCAAAGTTAAATGAACTTGTTCAGCTTTTCCATTCATTTGGGTGAGGAAATGACTCCAAAATCTTATTCGTCTGATTGCAAAATTGATTGTTGACCATGATTTCTAATTGCAGAGTATCTAGGGAACTACTGTGCCTCATCTTTGTGGATAGAATTGTCACTGCTAAAGTGATTGAAAGATTTATGAGAAAAGTTACCTCCTTatctcatttcaaaatttcctaTTTGACTGGGAGTACTACATCAGTTGATGCTCTGACACCAAAAGTACAAAAGGAGACATTGAAGTTATTCAGCTCTGGGGAGGTAAATGATGATTTATGTTGTAGGAAAAAAGATTGACTTATGAGTAGTTCAATTTATTATGAGAAGTTTAGACATATCAGAACCTAATACTGAACTGGTACTCTTGCTATATAGGtcaatttattattttctacCGATGTAGTTGAGGAGGGAATTCATGTTCCAAACTGCTCCTGTGTGATACGTTTTGACTTGCCAAAGACAGTGCGTAGTTATGTCCAGTCCAGAGGACGGTCTCGTCAAGATAACTCTCAATTCATTATAATGCTAGAAAGGTAAGATCATTGCTTTATCGTTTCACTTCATCAAAATATCAATAGGTGCACATAGTAAATCTCCAATAAGTTTAAGCTTTCCTCTGTTGGCATCCTTATTTTGTGTCCTCAAGTGATCTTAACTATCCCTTCATACAGGGGAAACAAGCAACAGAGGGATCAACTATATGAGATCATCAAGAGCGAAGGTTTGATGACAAATACAGCTCTAAATAGAGATCCTGAAGAAAGCGTTTTGAAACCATGTACACTTGATCAAATAAGTGAATATGTTGTGAATGCCACTGGAGCATCAGTTACAGCAGATTCCAGTGTCCGTACTATACATAAGTATTGTGACACGCTTCCCAGAGACAAGTATGTGTGTTCCTCATCAGTAATTATTCACCAATTCACAGctcaattttttatttctttacttATTGTACCGCTATTTGATCACCGGGTACAGGTACTTTGTTCCAAGACCAGCATTTCAATTTTCATATCTCGGAGATTCTTATGAATGTAAGATTACATTGCCTCCAAATGCGGCTTTCCAAACCTTGGTCGGTCCTGCATGCAAAAACTCCGCTTTATCAAAGCAGGTTGTATGCTTAGAAGCTTGTAAGAAGCTGCATCAATTGGGTGCCTTGAATGATCATCTTCTCCCGTCCACTGATAAGCCTTTGGAGAAAGATATAAATGTAGAAAGCAAAGGGCCAGCTTCTGGTGCAGGTATGTATTTTGTGACATCATATTAGTGAAATCAATGTTAATTAATTGTTTCTTCTGGACACAGTAgctcttttttatttctttttttctgtttattGATCTTCGTACACATTTTAAGGTGATGGAGCAGTGGTGCAATATCCTTTGCAAGAGATTTTAAAGGATGATGTAGTAGTTTAGTTGGCACAATTTGTTGCTTGCTTAATGTCTTAGTTTGTCTTTTATATTCAAGTGCTGAATAACATAAAGACGGTGGCTAACTGTCTCCGGTTATCACGTCTATATGCACATTTTAGACCAATCTCTTTGTTTTACTTCATGTTGATTTTTGTTTAGGAACCCATCTTGTATGTGCTCTGGCATTTTCTTCTACCACTGTTTTTTCTCCTGTCCTGTTAATTAGATAATTGTATTTTCCCTTTAAGGAACAACTAAAAGGAAGGAACTACATGGGACAACTGGCATTCGCGCTCTGTCAGGAACTTGGGCAGAAAAACTTGATGGTGCCGTTTTTTACGCCTATAAATTTGACTTCTCCTGTGATATTGTTAACGAGCTATATTCTGGATTTATTCTTCTGATTGAGTCAGACCTTGCTAAGGATGTGGGGAATATTGAACTGACGCTTTACTTGGTTTCAAAGAAAGTTAAAGCTTCTGTTTCTTCCTGTGGGCAAGTTCGTTTGGATGGAGAACAGGTAAATCATAAGCTTTTGTAAGTCAAGTACtgcttatttattttggggAAGTACTTAATGTAACTATATTTTTCTTATCAGATGGCAAAAGCAAAGCTCTTTCAGGAATTTTTCTTCAATGGATTGTTTGGGAAATTGTTTCATCGAGCCAACCCAGCTGAAAAGCAGAGAGAGTTTTTACTtaagaaagaaacaagaaagcTGTGGAGGCAATCATACATGTATTTGGTTCTTCCGCTTGAAACATTGGATGATTCAAATAATGAATCTTGGACAATAAATTGGGGAGGGATCAGTTCTTGTGTTTCTGTGGTAGAGTTCTTGAAGCAAAATGCATTGTTGGGTGCTCAGCATTGTAAGGGTGATGCAAGGAATTCATTGCAAAGCAGAAGTGATGCATCTGGGACTGGATGCAATAGTTCACAGATATTCCACTTTGCTGATTCTTCTGTTAATGAAAAAAATCTCAAAGATATGGTGGTAGTGGCCATCCACACCGGAAAAATATATTCTGTTTTTGAGATTTTGAGTGACACATCTGCTGAGAGTCCTTTTGACACATCACAGTACAATACCTATGCTGAGTACTTCCACAAAAAGTATGtgatttcatatatttttgATGTTCCGTAGATGTCATCTTACAGTTTTCACAATTGTGCTAGTTCTGTTCAGATATGGGGTTCTGCTCATGTATCCAGGTCAGCCTCTGTTGCGGCTGAAGCAAAATCATAATCCACACAACCTTCTTGTGAACTTCAATGGCGAAGGTTTGTTGATTTACATGCAACAGCTTTTAGACACAATCTGTAGATTGGTCATTCCCATCTTCATGATCTTTTATGCATGACCCTCTTGTTGTATGCCCCTTTCTCTATGGTTGGTAGACACAAAGGATTCGCATAACATTGATTGTACCATAGAAAGACATCAATTATAATCCTCAATTCAATTATGATACCGGCAATATGATTGAGTTAAAAGTTTCCTGTGAAAAAAATCAAGAATGCTATCATCATGTCTCTTAAATTAATTGGAGTTATAAATgcatttctctttgaattttggtcAGTGAAATTGAGTGATTTAGGACTACAAGCTCACTTTGTAATTTTGGTTTCTGATATTCTCTCAACTGGGCAGGTGGTAGTGGTAAGACATCAGAATCTGGCCTTGTTAATGGAAAGGAACGTATGTATGCCCATATGCCTCCTGAGCTTCTAGTCTGTACTGGATTGCGAAGAGACGTTTTGAAGTCATTTTATCTATTACCATCATTGATTCATCGATTGGAATCCTTGATGTTAGCCAGCCAACTCAGAGAAGAGATTGACAGTCATTGCAGCTTACAGATATCAAGCTCATTGGTATGTGCCATGCATCTTGGTTACAGTACTTGTGATTTGTCGCTTTCATCTTTTAGCAATATGACTGATCCAACTAATCTCTTATGTTTAGATTCTAGAAGCACTTACATCACTCAGATGCAGTGAAGATTTTTCCATGGAGCGTTTGGAATTGCTTGGTGATTCAGTGCTAAAGTACACAGTAGGCTGCCACCTCTTCCTAAAATATCCCGAAAAACATGATGGACAATTATCTTCTCTGCGCCAGTCTGTAATTTGCAACGCTAACCTGCATAAATTGGGAATAGATCGAAACTTACAGGTATTTGTCCATATATATGATACTATGACTTGCATCGATTTAATTGGTCACTGATTTTGACGTCATGTGATAATGAGTTTGGTTTATTATTTGATAGGGATATATACGTGATGGTGCTTTTGATCCACGCCGTTGGGTTGGTCCAGGACAGGTCTCTATACGACCTGTTCCTTGTGAGTGTG
Coding sequences:
- the LOC112169331 gene encoding endoribonuclease Dicer homolog 3a isoform X1; this translates as MHLPEEEGQIPLKHSFTETTNDHGAAADQGVSKRLNPRRYQTQVYEVARKRNTIAVMETGTGKTMIAVMLIDEIGQAIKSSGDNKLIVFLAPTVHLVHQQFEVIKEHTTFKVEEYYGAKGVDAWDKEHWEKEFKTHDVLVMTPQILLDALRKAFLTIEAVCLMIMDECHRTTGNHPYKKIMKEFYHRSSIKPKVFGMTASPVIRKGVSSTMDCEDQISELESILDSQIYTIEDKTEMEVYAPTAKETRRFYNPTWFSSLDLKEKIKASWSKNDASFLKLQESIQSNFKDLDDKVKALRKRLSNDYEKILYCLDDLGLICAYEAVKVCLENAPTSEECEFYRESSLQCRYFLEEVFGIIKQSLSNGCENFLDVGFDYLKAVDLGYISPKLNELVQLFHSFGVSRELLCLIFVDRIVTAKVIERFMRKVTSLSHFKISYLTGSTTSVDALTPKVQKETLKLFSSGEVNLLFSTDVVEEGIHVPNCSCVIRFDLPKTVRSYVQSRGRSRQDNSQFIIMLERGNKQQRDQLYEIIKSEGLMTNTALNRDPEESVLKPCTLDQISEYVVNATGASVTADSSVRTIHKYCDTLPRDKYFVPRPAFQFSYLGDSYECKITLPPNAAFQTLVGPACKNSALSKQVVCLEACKKLHQLGALNDHLLPSTDKPLEKDINVESKGPASGAGTTKRKELHGTTGIRALSGTWAEKLDGAVFYAYKFDFSCDIVNELYSGFILLIESDLAKDVGNIELTLYLVSKKVKASVSSCGQVRLDGEQMAKAKLFQEFFFNGLFGKLFHRANPAEKQREFLLKKETRKLWRQSYMYLVLPLETLDDSNNESWTINWGGISSCVSVVEFLKQNALLGAQHCKGDARNSLQSRSDASGTGCNSSQIFHFADSSVNEKNLKDMVVVAIHTGKIYSVFEILSDTSAESPFDTSQYNTYAEYFHKKYGVLLMYPGQPLLRLKQNHNPHNLLVNFNGEGGSGKTSESGLVNGKERMYAHMPPELLVCTGLRRDVLKSFYLLPSLIHRLESLMLASQLREEIDSHCSLQISSSLILEALTSLRCSEDFSMERLELLGDSVLKYTVGCHLFLKYPEKHDGQLSSLRQSVICNANLHKLGIDRNLQGYIRDGAFDPRRWVGPGQVSIRPVPCECGVDTLEVPVDSKFQTRDREVVVGKCCDKGHRWMGSKTISDCVEALIGAYYVAGGLSAAVHFMKWLQIDVELEPSLVSEAITTASLHSCNPKVDEIGILEPKLRYVFSTKGLLQEAITHASEQESKLGYSYERLEFLGDCVLDLLITWYLYQNHKDIDPGELTDLRAASVNNENFAQAAVRHNLQQHLQHCSGLLQSQITEYVKLLSEHDSGDKLQGPKGPKALGDMVESIAGAILIDTELNLDEVWRVYKPLLSPIVTPDKLELPPLRELIELCGSLGYFYKEQTVKKGETVHAELSVQLKDVLLIGEGIDRSKKIAKGEAAHHLLKELEKRGITHSGSARKRKLGADQVDDSSPIKQKKTEMHLPMDATGLSLPATDRKISGSKNDIPVIKAINMKKGGPRVSLYELCKQLQWQMPTFKPTEKDSSFISTITLYIPNLGNIECTGDPRSDKKSSLDSAALLMLYDLERQGKIIIGGC
- the LOC112169331 gene encoding endoribonuclease Dicer homolog 3a isoform X2 — encoded protein: MHLPEEEGQIPLKHSFTETTNDHGAAADQGVSKRLNPRRYQTQVYEVARKRNTIAVMETGTGKTMIAVMLIDEIGQAIKSSGDNKLIVFLAPTVHLVHQQFEVIKEHTTFKVEEYYGAKGVDAWDKEHWEKEFKTHDILLDALRKAFLTIEAVCLMIMDECHRTTGNHPYKKIMKEFYHRSSIKPKVFGMTASPVIRKGVSSTMDCEDQISELESILDSQIYTIEDKTEMEVYAPTAKETRRFYNPTWFSSLDLKEKIKASWSKNDASFLKLQESIQSNFKDLDDKVKALRKRLSNDYEKILYCLDDLGLICAYEAVKVCLENAPTSEECEFYRESSLQCRYFLEEVFGIIKQSLSNGCENFLDVGFDYLKAVDLGYISPKLNELVQLFHSFGVSRELLCLIFVDRIVTAKVIERFMRKVTSLSHFKISYLTGSTTSVDALTPKVQKETLKLFSSGEVNLLFSTDVVEEGIHVPNCSCVIRFDLPKTVRSYVQSRGRSRQDNSQFIIMLERGNKQQRDQLYEIIKSEGLMTNTALNRDPEESVLKPCTLDQISEYVVNATGASVTADSSVRTIHKYCDTLPRDKYFVPRPAFQFSYLGDSYECKITLPPNAAFQTLVGPACKNSALSKQVVCLEACKKLHQLGALNDHLLPSTDKPLEKDINVESKGPASGAGTTKRKELHGTTGIRALSGTWAEKLDGAVFYAYKFDFSCDIVNELYSGFILLIESDLAKDVGNIELTLYLVSKKVKASVSSCGQVRLDGEQMAKAKLFQEFFFNGLFGKLFHRANPAEKQREFLLKKETRKLWRQSYMYLVLPLETLDDSNNESWTINWGGISSCVSVVEFLKQNALLGAQHCKGDARNSLQSRSDASGTGCNSSQIFHFADSSVNEKNLKDMVVVAIHTGKIYSVFEILSDTSAESPFDTSQYNTYAEYFHKKYGVLLMYPGQPLLRLKQNHNPHNLLVNFNGEGGSGKTSESGLVNGKERMYAHMPPELLVCTGLRRDVLKSFYLLPSLIHRLESLMLASQLREEIDSHCSLQISSSLILEALTSLRCSEDFSMERLELLGDSVLKYTVGCHLFLKYPEKHDGQLSSLRQSVICNANLHKLGIDRNLQGYIRDGAFDPRRWVGPGQVSIRPVPCECGVDTLEVPVDSKFQTRDREVVVGKCCDKGHRWMGSKTISDCVEALIGAYYVAGGLSAAVHFMKWLQIDVELEPSLVSEAITTASLHSCNPKVDEIGILEPKLRYVFSTKGLLQEAITHASEQESKLGYSYERLEFLGDCVLDLLITWYLYQNHKDIDPGELTDLRAASVNNENFAQAAVRHNLQQHLQHCSGLLQSQITEYVKLLSEHDSGDKLQGPKGPKALGDMVESIAGAILIDTELNLDEVWRVYKPLLSPIVTPDKLELPPLRELIELCGSLGYFYKEQTVKKGETVHAELSVQLKDVLLIGEGIDRSKKIAKGEAAHHLLKELEKRGITHSGSARKRKLGADQVDDSSPIKQKKTEMHLPMDATGLSLPATDRKISGSKNDIPVIKAINMKKGGPRVSLYELCKQLQWQMPTFKPTEKDSSFISTITLYIPNLGNIECTGDPRSDKKSSLDSAALLMLYDLERQGKIIIGGC